From Ischnura elegans chromosome 13 unlocalized genomic scaffold, ioIscEleg1.1 SUPER_13_unloc_1, whole genome shotgun sequence, a single genomic window includes:
- the LOC124172548 gene encoding tropomyosin alpha-1 chain-like, translating into MEPEGKGFREYREPPRYDEDGLDASSEVKIIDVSNWDEEPQAEDRIEQRGGGTEITSLNELFKKLDEKFGRAEEKLDERFEKSEEARREDKRKAEEARREDINKFERLEEKFDERFGRAEERLDERFEKAERTRKEDMKKFERLEGNLDEKFERIMKDMKERFDTEKDERGKLEEKLEAINGKIEGIGEIVDERVQEVKREVSEKVEVVREQVAIISRDVQEEKIHHGKRIKDLAEEVAGIRRMKAGGTGSPTNFPSPPANLQFHGKPHEHPIAFMRGVENYYSVHAIPPEIRSRFFYQMLDEGAKG; encoded by the coding sequence ATGGAACCGGAAGGTAAGGGTTTTAGAGAATATCGCGAACCCCCTAGGTACGATGAGGACGGGTTAGACGCCAGTAGTGAGGTGAAAATCATTGACGTTTCTAACTGGGATGAGGAGCCGCAAGCGGAGGATAGAATAGAGCAAAGGGGTGGAGGCACCGAAATTACCAGCcttaatgagttatttaaaaaacttgatgaaaaattCGGAAGAGCTGAGGAAAAACTTGATGAGAGGTTTGAAAAATCTGAGGAAGCTAGGAGAGAAGATAAGAGAAAAGCTGAGGAAGCTAGGAGGGaggatattaataaatttgaaagactagAGGAGAAATTTGACGAGAGATTCGGAAGAGCTGAGGAAAGACTTGATGAGAGATTTGAAAAAGCTGAGCGAACTAGAAAAGAGGATATGAAGAAATTTGAAAGACTAGAGGGGAATCTTGACGAGAAATTCGAACGaataatgaaggatatgaaagagcgtTTCGATACTGAGAAAGATGAAAGGGGGAAACTAGAAGAGAAGTTGGAGGCAATTAATGGGAAGATTGAAGGAATCGGGGAGATAGTGGACGAACGCGTTCAGGAAGTAAAAAGGGAAGTAAGCGAGAAGGTAGAGGTTGTGAGGGAGCAAGTTGCAATAATTTCCCGAGATGTACAGGAGGAGAAGATCCACCACGGAAAAAGAATTAAAGATCTTGCCGAAGAAGTAGCGGGGATCCGTCGAATGAAGGCAGGCGGTACGGGTTCTCCGACTAATTTTCCGAGTCCCCCGGCTAATTTGCAATTCCATGGCAAACCACATGAACACCCCATAGCATTTATGAGGGGAGTTGAAAACTATTATTCCGTTCACGCTATCCCGCCCGAGATACGATCGCGGTTTTTCTATCAGATGTTGGATGAAGGGGCAAAGGGATAG